A section of the Deltaproteobacteria bacterium genome encodes:
- a CDS encoding CGGC domain-containing protein — translation MEKILIIGCKNTMDDVCIGCSRCLVAFNRRTGVFEIYDGVEAEIVGMVGCGGCPAPAIVTRLMQVKLWNAPMNEKPTVIHIAPCIAEQCPYKAEIIKKITAKAGIKVIEGTHPYVPSDIFA, via the coding sequence ATGGAAAAAATTTTGATCATCGGTTGCAAGAATACCATGGATGATGTCTGTATCGGCTGTTCGCGATGCCTGGTGGCCTTTAACCGCCGCACCGGGGTGTTTGAAATATACGATGGAGTCGAGGCGGAAATCGTAGGTATGGTGGGATGCGGAGGATGCCCGGCTCCGGCCATCGTCACCCGCCTGATGCAGGTCAAGCTCTGGAATGCGCCCATGAACGAAAAACCGACCGTCATCCACATCGCTCCTTGCATTGCCGAGCAATGCCCGTACAAAGCGGAGATCATCAAGAAAATAACGGCCAAGGCCGGCATCAAGGTCATTGAGGGCACCCACCCCTACGTTCC